CCTCAACGCTCGCTACCTTGACCCTAAAGATGCGGGAATGGTCGTTACGGACGTTCCTGATGACGCTCAGATTATCAAGAGTAGTTATGACCAGCTCGCTAAGTGGGCCAACAGCGAACAAATCCTAGTTATCCCCGGATTTTTCGCCTACAATCGTAACGGCCAAATTTGTACCTTTTCACGCGGTGGCTCCGACATTACTGGCGCGATCATCGCTCGGGGTGTCCATGCTGAACGTTATGAAAACTTTACCGATGTCGATGCAATTTACGCGGTCAATCCTAGTTTGGTCGCAAAACCAGCGGCCATTAGTGAAATGACGTTTACTGAGATGCGCGAACTTTCTTACGCTGGCTTTTCTGTCTTTCACGACGAAGCGTTGATTCCAGCAATCGAAGGCAACATTACCGTCAACGTCAAGAATACGAACCATCCCGAGGCTCCGGGAACTTTGATTCAGTCAACTCGCGAACCCAATCCCCACTACCCGGTGACTGGGATTGCCAGTTCTTCTAGTTTTTGTTCACTATACTTACGTAAGTATCTGCTCAACAAAGAAGTTGGGCTGGGCCGTAAAATTCTAACGATTTTAGAAAATCATCATATTAGTTATGAACACATGCCATCTGGGATCGATGATTTGACCATCATCTTTGATGAACATCAGTTGACGCCCGAATTAGAGAAAACGTTAGTTGCAGAAATCTCAACGGCCATCAATCCCGATGAAATTTACTTTACGCACGACTACTCAATCTTAATGCTCGTTGGCGAAAACATGCGCAACCGCGTCGGCATCATGTCACGTGCCGCCACCGCATTAGCCAACGACAATATTAAATTAATCATGGT
This Lactiplantibacillus plantarum DNA region includes the following protein-coding sequences:
- a CDS encoding aspartate kinase, with product MKVIKFGGSSLASSQQLQKVLAIVEADQKRKYVIVSAPGKRFDGDTKVTDLLIQYARQTIHHQDTQAVTAAIIDRYAEIGHGFNVPEAQLTPIFETIRNLPKQSYADNTYLMAAFKAHGERLNAQLVAAVFQQSGLNARYLDPKDAGMVVTDVPDDAQIIKSSYDQLAKWANSEQILVIPGFFAYNRNGQICTFSRGGSDITGAIIARGVHAERYENFTDVDAIYAVNPSLVAKPAAISEMTFTEMRELSYAGFSVFHDEALIPAIEGNITVNVKNTNHPEAPGTLIQSTREPNPHYPVTGIASSSSFCSLYLRKYLLNKEVGLGRKILTILENHHISYEHMPSGIDDLTIIFDEHQLTPELEKTLVAEISTAINPDEIYFTHDYSILMLVGENMRNRVGIMSRAATALANDNIKLIMVNQGASEISIMFGVHDNDADQAVIALYKEFFD